The Myotis daubentonii chromosome 9, mMyoDau2.1, whole genome shotgun sequence genome has a segment encoding these proteins:
- the LRRC4C gene encoding leucine-rich repeat-containing protein 4C, giving the protein MVNKMTLHPQQIMIGPRFNRALFDPLLVVLLALQLLVVAGLVRAQTCPSVCSCSNQFSKVICVRKNLREVPDGISTNTRLLNLHENQIQIIKVNSFKHLRHLEILQLSRNHIRTIEIGAFNGLANLNTLELFDNRLTTIPNGAFVYLSKLKELWLRNNPIESIPSYAFNRIPSLRRLDLGELKRLSYISEGAFEGLSNLRYLNLAMCNLREIPNLTPLIKLDELDLSGNHLSAIRPGSFQGLMHLQKLWMIQSQIQVIERNAFDNLQSLVEINLAHNNLTLLPHDLFTPLHHLERIHLHHNPWNCNCDILWLSWWIKDMAPSNTACCARCNTPPNLKGRYIGELDQNYFTCYAPVIVEPPADLNVTEGMAAELKCRASTSLTSVSWITPNGTVMTHGAYKVRIAVLSDGTLNFTNVTVQDTGMYTCMVSNSVGNTTASATLNVTAATTTPFTYFSTVTVETMEPSQDEARTTDNNVGPTPAIDWETTNVTTSLMPQSTRSTEKAFTIPVTDLNSGIPGIDEVMKTTKIIIGCFVAITLMAAVMLVIFYKMRKQHHRQNHHAPTRTVEIINVDDEITGDTPMESHLPMPAIEHEHLNHYNSYKSPFNHTTTVNTINSIHSSVHEPLLIRMNSKDNVQETQI; this is encoded by the coding sequence ATGGTGAACAAGATGACCTTACATCCACAGCAGATAATGATAGGTCCTAGGTTTAACAGGGCCTTATTTGACCCCCTGCTTGTGGTGCTGCTGGCTCTTCAACTTCTCGTGGTGGCTGGTCTGGTGCGGGCTCAAACCTGCCCCTCGGTCTGCTCCTGCAGCAACCAGTTCAGCAAGGTGATTTGTGTTCGGAAAAACCTACGCGAGGTTCCGGATGGCATTTCCACGAACACTCGGCTGCTGAACCTCCATGAGAACCAAATCCAGATCATCAAAGTGAACAGCTTCAAGCACTTGAGGCACCTGGAAATCCTCCAGTTGAGTAGGAATCACATTAGAACCATTGAAATCGGGGCCTTCAATGGTCTGGCGAACCTCAACACTCTGGAACTCTTTGACAATCGTCTCACTACCATCCCAAATGGAGCTTTTGTATATTTGTCTAAACTAAAGGAGCTCTGGTTGCGAAACAACCCCATCGAAAGCATCCCTTCTTATGCTTTTAACAGAATCCCTTCTTTGCGCCGGCTAGACCTAGGCGAATTGAAAAGGCTTTCATACATCTCAGAAGGTGCCTTTGAAGGTCTGTCCAACTTGAGGTATTTGAACCTGGCCATGTGCAACCTCCGGGAAATCCCTAACCTCACACCGCTCATAAAACTAGATGAGCTAGACCTTTCTGGGAATCATTTGTCTGCTATCAGGCCGGGCTCTTTCCAGGGGTTGATGCACCTTCAAAAACTGTGGATGATACAGTCCCAGATTCAAGTGATTGAACGGAATGCCTTTGATAACCTTCAGTCACTGGTGGAAATCAACCTGGCGCACAACAATCTAACGTTACTGCCTCATGACCTCTTCACACCCTTGCATCATCTAGAGCGGATTCACTTGCATCACAACCCTTGGAATTGTAACTGTGACATActgtggctcagctggtggaTAAAAGACATGGCCCCCTCCAACACAGCTTGTTGTGCCCGATGTAACACTCCTCCCAATCTGAAAGGGAGGTACATTGGGGAGCTCGACCAGAATTATTTCACATGTTATGCTCCTGTGATTGTGGAGCCCCCAGCAGACCTCAATGTCACTGAAGGCATGGCAGCTGAGCTAAAATGCCGGGCCTCCACATCCCTGACCTCCGTATCTTGGATCACTCCAAATGGAACAGTTATGACACACGGGGCGTACAAAGTGAGGATAGCTGTGCTCAGCGATGGCACGTTAAATTTCACGAATGTAACTGTGCAAGATACAGGCATGTACACATGTATGGTGAGCAATTCTGTTGGAAATACCACTGCTTCAGCCACCCTGAATGTTACTGCAGCAACCACCACTCCTTTTACTTACTTTTCAACTGTCACAGTAGAGACTATGGAACCTTCTCAGGATGAGGCACGGACCACAGACAACAATGTAGGTCCCACTCCAGCGATTGACTGGGAAACCACCAATGTGACCACCTCTCTCATGCCACAGAGCACAAGGtcaacagaaaaagcattcacCATCCCAGTGACTGATCTGAACAGTGGGATCCCAGGAATTGATGAGGTCATGAAGACTACCAAAATCATCATTGGCTGTTTTGTGGCCATCACACTCATGGCTGCAGTGATGCTGGTCATTTTCTACAAGATGAGGAAGCAGCACCATAGGCAAAACCATCATGCCCCCACAAGGACTGTTGAAATCATTAATGTGGATGATGAGATTACAGGAGACACTCCCATGGAAAGCCACCTGCCCATGCCTGCTATCGAGCATGAGCACCTAAATCACTATAACTCTTACAAATCTCCCTTCAACCACACAACAACAGTTaacacaataaattcaatacacaGTTCAGTGCATGAACCGTTATTGATCCGAATGAACTCGAAAGACAATGTACAAGAGACTCAGATCTAA